In Takifugu rubripes chromosome 22, fTakRub1.2, whole genome shotgun sequence, the genomic window TTCTACACTAGTTAGGACAGCGCAATGTGCAGGTGATGGTATATGCAAATATCAGGACGTCCAGGGAGTCTGGTAGCAGGGAGGTAAAGATTGTTTTGCCTCACTGCTCATAGTACTTTAAGGAGGTTCCTGCCATTAGGCGGGAGTTATTGAGGTAGTTCATTGGACCTCTGAAGGACTAAGATGAGGCTGGATTTTATTTAGGCAATGTTAAAACATTAGTCTTGCCTGAAGGTAGCTGGGATAGGATCCAGCCATAATTAAAGAATaaaggggtggatggatgggtggatggatggatggatggatggatggatgaatggatggatggatggatggatggatgcatgggaATGTGTCAACTCCAGGGGGCTTTTGTGAGTTGAGTGTTTTAATATTTCTGCACGTACAGACACATCTCAGAGCTGCTCTGTGATGGTCTCTGTCCAGGGCACATGTTCCTGATGTTGGAACCCCTGTAGTTGGGTTCCAATCTGTCAATGCACTGCAAGTTGCCGCTGTTTATTGCCTGTGTGAAAGCTTGCCTGGCTTTTCCATATTCGTTTAAATCAATTAAGTTGAATTGTGTTTGTATTCTTCAGCTGAAAgtgttttcctgtgtgtttttgtgtgcaagAGTACCtcttgttgtgtgtgttttgagtatTATCTCTGCCTCAAGTATGGCTCAGCAGAACTTGATGTGTTACACTCTTGATCCCTGAAGTTATACACATGTACATGTCTCTTGACATGGACTCTACTGAAGCAcagatgtttattttgcattacCCTGCAGCCATGAAGTTGGATTTTAAATCTCTGGACTCTGTGGGTTTGTCTTTGGATGTGCTAAATCAAAAGAACAAGAGTAGAAACATCAACAGGCCTGTGTGGATCAATGCAGACGTCCTTCTCGGCCCCAACACCCCGGGTTTTGTGCCTCCTCTTAACGGGACAAGGTGAGCCTGCTACATTGTCAGTGATTTTAGGTCCATCATCAGTTCAGTAATCATAACttaaataaatatacattttcaaATGTAAGATACATGGCCCCATCTACACCAGGCAGCGAAAACATTATAGTCAGAGCTGATTGTAGATAAAGTAATGCAGCATTAGCTTTAACAGCATTTAGCAGCAGTAGTGACTTGCATTCATAATTATTTGTAACATTACTAATAGTAACATGAAGCACTTGTCTTATTTAATAGATTTCTGCAATTCATTCAGGAAAAATTCCCAGATGTGACTGTATCACCTGGGTGGATGGTATGTTATATTTTCTGTTTACTCAATGAATAGCTTTCCCTGAAATACTTCCTTAGTTCCCCAGCAATTTTAGTTCAGCTATCACTTAAAGTGGTCATGTAGTACAGAGTCACGATGATTATCAATGTCGCCTCCCAAAAATTCCCCATTCAATTTAAGTTTGTATGTTCCCCCCATAACTCTTTGGGTTCTCTCAATGTCACCTGACTTCCCCCACAGTCGACATATATGCATTTGGGGGAGAAGTGAATAGGTGACTTGAGTtaaatgtgagtgtgtttgtcctATGTGTTGGCCCTGCAATAAGTTGGCAGCTTGGACAGTGTGAACCCGTTCTTACCCAGAAGCAGCTGGGATATGCTCCAGCCCCCCACTATCCTGCTAATAGAGGGATAGATGAATGATTATGTATGTTACTGGTGACGATAGCTatgtctgatcttaaaagtatgAAGTAAAGTTGTTGCTGTTAATTGGAGTTATTTAGTGCCATGCTCTATTGTTCAATTCAGAGATCAGTTGGTAATCACCAAATTTTACTAAAACTGTTAGTGGTTCAAATGAGTTCATAGATGAGTGTTTTGCTTCTTACAGGTATTGTATCTTCCTCCACTGTTAACTAAAACCTACACCAGACAAATGATGGAAGACATGTATGATCTTATCAGAGATGTCCCCCAGAAGGTAAAGGATAATTAAGTGGGGATGTGGGTTTAGGGATGAGCACAAACATGATCTATATCTGATAAATCTAAATTGATCAGTGTATTTAATTTGCTCCTACCTGTTATGAATCTTGGATGGCACAATATGAAAGTATGACTAGACAATTCCACAAAAATTGTGAGGGTTTGCCTCACCCTCTGgcctgtcaatcaatcaatcaatcaatctttatttatatagtgtctgttacaatcagaattgtttctaggcgctttacagaataccagagcctgaccccaacaagcaacagtggcaaggaaaaactcccctttaacaggaagaaaccttgagcaggaccaggctcatatagggagaccctcctgctgatggccagctgggtagagaggagagaaagaggaggaggacaggtagaggagagaataggtagagaaaatagaaatacattatattaattaaaataaacggTAGAGTCCAGTtcagtgggtcagcggggtcggaggtcagtaggtcagcatacagctatgaaggcggcgttacctgtagatgaatattgagggaggagcagaaaaactacacaagaaataacatcactgatgttataggagaggagaggagaggagagaccatgacccagtaggatgacagaggcctgtcatcCTACTGGGTCAGTCCCTGCCTCTTGCCTGTAAATGTTTGCCTGTTGCCCCCCATCTCCACCAATTGAAATGAGTGCATTTTATGCAGCCTCGGCGCTGACACAATGCCAGTGAACAGCCCCTCTCATACTCACTGGCTATGAGcagctccaccccccccccccaaacgcaGATTCATGATCACAACCACCTGTCTATCACAACCAAATGCCAATTTGGAACGCTTAACGCCGTCCAATTCTATCAAGGGGCTCGTTAGAACTGCAAGACTTTGAAATACATCCATGTGTCATAATTTTAGCTCACCCGGTGACAGAGAAACAAGTTAAAGTTTTGTCAGTTCTGAGCCCTTCTCCCCACTTTTATTTGTATCATTTTACATGGTGCTGGTTAATTTAATGTTCTCAAAGCGATGCTTAGGACTTAGTTGAGGCTCATAGCTACAAAAGGATGTAGTTTTTATGCTCGTAGGACATTCCGGGACAGAGTTATGGCTATTTCTTTGAGAGATTTTCGATCAGAATTTTACTGCTGCTCCGCTCTAGGTCATGTCGTCTCCCACTCTAACTTGAGCTGAAAACGGTTGAGAGAGCACATCGATGTGGCACAGGACCTTTTTGGGTCCCTTTCAGTTCCACATTGATGGCATTCATACACACTaccatatatatacatatactgtatattatgtTATAAAACCTGTATATAAAATCTACAGAAGTGAAAAGATACATTTTCTGGAACTTTGGAGCATTTATTTTGGCTCCAGACGTCTAATTGACCTTGATCTGCATCAACTCTGAAGCTCTATTGCGGGACAAAGTGCAAAGTTAACACGTTCTTTTATCTCACAAGGCTATGGTACTGTGGTACAAAGCTACATAACATATTCAAAGGTCATttacagtggtatgagaaagtttgggcacccttgacaattagcattatttttattcaccaatcattgggtgttttaattcacgacttaattttgatatatgaaataactgatgaacacaatcatatttcagcagtgaaatgaggttcattgggttaacagaaaatgtgcaatatggcccaaaacaaaaaaggccgtgcataaatttgggcaccttaatagaaaaatcatattagtatttagtagagcctccttttgtgtgtgtctggatcctggatgatgGAATTTTGCCCATTCCACCtggcaaaacctctgcaattcaGTGATGTTTGCAGGATTCCGAGCACGGACAGCCTGCTTCAAGTCATTCCACAGATTCTCGATGATGTTCAAATCTGGGGACTGGGATGGCCAGTCCAAAACATTGTACTTGTTCCTCTGCATGAATGCTCGGGTAGATTTTGAGCAATGGTTtgggtcattgtcttgttgaaaTACCCATCCCCGGCGcaacttcaactttgtgacagactcTTGAACATTATTCTCAAGAATCTGTTGACACTGAGTGGAATCCATGCAACCCTCAATTTTAACAAGATtcccagtaccagcactggccacacagccccacagcatgatggaacctccaccaaattttactgtgggaagaaggtgtttttcttcgaattctgtgttctttttctgcctcttgttgtgaccaaacaattcaatttttttGCATCAGTCCACAGTATCTTATTCCAAAATGATATTGGCTTGTTCAAATGTTCTTTTGCATACCTCAGGCGACTCAGTTTGTGGcgactgtgaagaaaaggcttcttctGCATCACTCTTTCGTACAGCCTTTCCTTGTGCAAATTGTGCTGTATTGTTGACCAATGCACAGCGACACTGTCTGCAGCAAGATATCCTTGCAAGTCTTCGGAGGTggtctgtgggttgtttttaaccattctggCCATCCTTCATCTTTGTCTCTTTGCAATTTTTCTTGGCCTACCACTTCTGGGCTTAACAAGAACTTAGCCTGTGgccttccatttcctcacaatgttcctgacagtggaaactgagagctgaaatcttttggacagctttttgtaaccttcccctaaaccataatgctggataATCTTAGTTTTGAGATcatcagaaagttgttttgaggCTCCCATGTTGCAGCTCTTTAGAGGAGaatcaaacagaatgagaactggcatttggccaccttaaataccttttgtcaTTATTGGATGCACCAGTCAATGAAGTTCAAGGCTTAACgagctcaccaaaccaactttgtgtgtccatttatcttgtgatgattagttacaggccatcaaagcaacaaaatgacaagggttcccacatttttgcacagcctattttttacatttgatttaattgcaTACAATTGCATACTATGAatacttaaaatctgtgtttggaaaccaagctaacacttggctcttatgggcaaatgaaggccatgccaccaagataattttgtgtgaagtcagagtccattattacacaacctcagagggggtgccaaaactttctcataccactgtataACCTGCTGTGACTATGTGTTTTAATTCCGGATGTAGTCGTATTGCAATCAAAGATTATGAAGGAGATAAAACTGATTTCTTCACCTTGGGTGTTTAGGTGACATTTCCGATCTACACAGTTTTGGCCCGCAGCGGTTGGCAGCACATTAGCTGGCTTCTCAGCTTGTCTTCacggtaaaaaaaaatccttataaTCTGTAACACTGAGCACTCATATGACTCTCGACTGTAGAGCATTTACATTGTCATTGCTGTCTAGGTTCAGTCTGACATTATGGCAGGATTCATTTCACCCAAACGTCAGTGACCTGCTGTTTATCCGGGACAACAGCCACCCCACCAGAGTTTACTATGATATATATGAACCAACGCTGTCAGAATTTAAAGAAGCTGCAAGTAAGGACAAATATAAGTATAAATAATAGATTTAACCACAAACTGTCACAGATTATATTTTAGGGATTGATGTAGATTTCATGTTTACTTTCAAAGTATTTCTTGGCTTCAAATATTTGCGACTTCAGTCTTTGATGTTGATTGCATTTTAAATAACCAAATAGTAGCACAACCAAAATTTTGTCCACAAACAAGTTActacaaacatttaaatatatacaaTAGGTGAACAAGATGTTGGATTGCCAAACTGAAAAATTTAAACTGAATAGATATAAAAAGGTTCATACAGTATTAGCACAAACAGTAACACAAAACTAACAAACATCTCCCTGAATGAATGAGAATCTACATCGGCATTAAGCTTAAAAAATGGATACAAAGCGATTTTAAAGAATTTACAAATTTTTCAATCCCTCTTTAGGCAAAAGATCCACAGCTAAGCACATATTGTCAATACACATTTAGAGTAAGATCAGATCACAATTAATTTTCAGAATGTGATATGCTCTTAAAGTCTTGACTGGCTCACTGGCCCACTTAGTAAAGTTTTGGTAGAGTCTCGCTTTGTTTCATATAATTTCCATTTGCCTTCAATGTCcatatattttaaaattcctCATAAGAGTGCtaaaaatttattttaaagctttaaatgCAAAAAGGTCTAGCTAGACTGGAAAATGTTTGGCCTCTCATTTGAAAGGCTTCCTAAATTTGGGGGATATAAACTGATTTGTAATAATACTGTATGGAAGTGCTAAATGACTAATGGCAAACAAAAGTTTTACATTGTTATCAGTAGATCAACATTAAGATCCCTGTTTACAGAGGAGCAGGGTCGTGTGATCAGGTTTTATCCTGGGGGAGATCTGATGGACTTTCTGCATCTGGTTCACAATGCAGACAGTAACTCTCATCCCACAAATACACATCACAGCAGCCTGGCAGTGCAGTGGTTAACAGTGACCAACAAAACTTCTCTGTTCAATTTTCTGTCAGGTATGTACTGTaatctccctctttcttcatcTACTAAATTGGTGCACATTTGTTTTTACGTGCACACGCACAATTTAAGACAAATGACAGTCAcattaattgtgtgtgtgtgtgtgtgtgtgtgtgtgtgtgtgtctatttcCAGATGCCACAGTTGGCATGTTACTCATCCAAGTAACTTCTGACAGGATTCAGCCTAGAATACCTTTGGTAAAGGCATCTGGAGTTGACTCAGAAGTCTTCACACTGCAGGTTTGTTactaaaaaaaactgaaaaataaattgaCCAAGATTAATacacatttcattttttgttgtttttgctaacTAGGGCTTAATGCTAATGTAAGCGTCACAAATAGGGAGGGTTAGTGACAAAGAAGGGAGTCCACATACAAGATAACAAAGCAAAATAAATTTATTATTGAGAGACTGATTAACCCCAACCATAAATTCCAAGCAAGCCACAGGAAGACAATACATATTTTCCAGGAGACCTGCACACACAAGGCACAGTCAGGAAACAGCTAAAGAGAGCAAACACTCAGCTCTGCTGTTCCTTTAATCATGTCCTTAATAGAAACATTGGTTTAGCTTAGCATACATTTACATTGTTATAAGGCTAATGTCTTCTTTATACTGTTCCTATAAAAGAAACAATGTGTCTTGTGTTTCTTTTACATTCTTCTCTTTAATTTGGTCCTTTTTTAATATGTAGTTTAAGAATGATGGTAGCAATGTTACGTTGgagttaaggaggccaggacccaaaTGCAGAGTGTAAAACAGTTCCCAGATTGAAGGAAcaaacaaagtaacaacaaaaaggTCTAAGAAAGTAGCCACAGAAAAgcgaactaaaaatcaccatgaaatgggaaaaaaccaTCGAGAAAAAGTACAGCTGAAAACAGAGACAAGTGTCACAGCTGTGGGCGATCCCGCCCCTGTGTCCTCGCTCACTCTGTGGCAAATCAGTAATTACGAGCCCTTATAGTTCCCTGCgctacgctgcctccctgccagattgtcctctgtgttccacatgactctccagcgttttcctgcctgcctgtttctgACGACTCTGTTTTGCCTGTTCCCCGGTATATCCTGCCTGCCTTCAGTTCCTGTTAATAAAGTTGTGttcaaccgaactctggtgttgctcttgggttctcgtctgctgcctgacagaCAAGGCACTGAGAAAACTTACTGCTCAGGAGAACAACAAGGGATAACACGAGGCAAAGGGCTAGtgagctctgtgagctggagctaGGTGCTGAAGCATGTGGAACAATCTGACACTGGagacaaagaggggagagcGTAAGTAGGCAGCTAATtaggcagaacaagctgcaggtgTGCTAGAGGCTCAGCGCTCCCAGAGATCAGCCCGCCCCTAAATGGCGCTCCTGcaggtagagagggaggtgagaagtctgagtgacagcacaaaaacagaacCACAACAAATAATCTTAATAGTATAAAATGCCATGTCTTGCATTGAGAACCATAAATGTGCCCATTTATAAATATAGTCCTTTGTGTTGTTTGACTCTAGTATTTCCTTCAGCTGCTCGGGCAGCGACCAAATGTCCCTCTTGGTGTACACCTTCAAATTCCCACTCTTCAGCTTCTTGAAGCTACTCTTAAAATACTCCAGTCAATTTATGAGCAAGAGCAGCTGTACAGGCCTGTCTGGATCAGTATGGCGAGTTTGACAACCCCTGCAGAtacacaggtgtgtgtatatataagcTTCTTTATTGTTTTGTAATGTATTTTCATCCATTGGGTACAAGATTAAAATGTGGTGGCATATTCAAAACTTTATaacaagtctttttttaaaaatttccaAAAGATATGGTGTGATTATTTAACTTTGGAATGTAGAATCAACTGTGGAATAATCTGACCATTCTAACTTCTAACTGTAAATCGAGGATGAGGGTAACAGTGGAGCtatttcatttctctttctgCATTTGCTGTACTTGTCATTCCTTCCTCCAATAGATTTGTAAGGAATTCTAGTTTGGAGAGTGTGAAAAAGGCCTACATAGCCAGTAAATCTACAGTATGTTACAGTTGGATAGGTCTTTGAGAGAATTGGTACCTTGCATGTTTCCAGCTCAGGTACACTTGGCTACATATTGACCTATTAAAGGTTACATAATTCCTTTTCTTGAGCAGCAACAGACAGCTAGTGCTTGTTCTGACCAGTGAAATATGAAACTCTTTTGATTTATTCAGTAGAAAAATTTCAAACAAAActattaatgtaaaaaaaaaatgtatagaaAAAAACTTTGCATTTTTAAGATAATCAGCTTTGTTaccgtgttttgtttttcagcactTTATGTCAGCAGTGGAAACATTGTTTCCTTACGTCACCCTAGTCCTGAAGCAGCACATGTGGCCTCCAGCGATTCCAACTTCAATCAAACATTTGTCTCAGAGGGTGGCGCTGCACATAAAGACAACATCGCTTCAAAAAGCAACGAGAGCGGAAATGCTGAGGTCTCTCATAGGACTGTTGGACAGATATGATGTTTTAGTGGAAGAGGACACAATCAATTGTAAAATGGATTCCTCTGTATATAAAGATACTGAGGTCCAGTTTGTAGGCAGTACAAACCTGTATGTGATGTCCAAGTGTTAAAAACAGAGGtcatttaaaacaataaatagtTTTTTTGATTTAATGTCCAATTTAACTGTCAGATGTCAGTAAAAACCGAATCAGCCATGCCAATTCATTAAATATACTGTAGAATGTAATTGCATAATTATTCCCCAAATCAGCAAAATTAGGAGTTAgtatactgtattttcacgactataaggcgcacctaaaacactgagattttctcaaaaatcgacggtgtgCCTTacaatatggtgcgccttgtgtgtggactgagttccaaaatctgctgtgcgcctttggtgggtgcactacggtaaacgtcCGCCAATTGATTAGcagcacacctacgcgtaaggatccactaaaatggcgccggtcaagcgagacgcgtatgaatgaggcttactttaaactgcaggccatcgaatatgctgctgaaaatggcaatcgagcaatcttagtgttttcgctttatgaggaggcggcatctctccatacgcgcaaggacaactgttgcgctgcggctgccagcggatttccaggagagggtggccatcttccgtacctactgccgcgacaagataaccgtgcccagccacatcaccaacatggatgagatccctctgacttttgacatccctttgacccacacagtggagaaaaagggaccagcacggtggcgatatgcaCAATGGGGCACGGGAAGTCGTcattcaccgtggttctcgactgccacggaaacggacagagcgctggatgacggaaggcgaacactccttcacaaagactatgaggcagtggcggacaggttatgccaccatatgcgggtggattgtagacgcatgggctatgataccgtcttcatgtattttaagaactttcacaaaatcaacgctgaaccggaaccggtcggtgagtctgattcagatgattaagaagaggaattcaggatgttgggacattgaaatagtgcagctgtttaattcagatacagaagatgaaatctttgatggttttgtggcggaagaatgaatattttgttcaataaatgtgtcgaaactcactgttttacttccgttgtcattttttactgtatgtttcagcatgcgcttaataatacggtgcgccttatgtatgttttaaatacagaaatagcacccataactgagactgcgccttttaatacagtgcgccttatggtcgtgaaaatacggtatgttgTGATTAGAGGGCTGGAGTCTGTGTACAGTTAGATCTCAGTCAGTTTTCAGTTATCATGATGTTATTTCTATATAATTACAGATTAAAGCAGCTTAATGTAAACTATTTCTTCAGTGTGTTGATTACTGGGTATTAACCACTTGAAATCATTCACACACTCCTGCAACTGCTGTGTAGCCTCCTGTTTCCTTCATGTTGTTTTTAAGCCGAAAAATAAAATATCTAACGTTGGGCTTTTTGTGCCGTAAAAGAAGAGTTGCTGAGAACAATCTACATAAATGATGATTGAAAGAGCTGcaaatctgtctgtctgtgtgtgtgtgtgtgtgtgtgtatctatctGCACATATAGATGTATATAGCATTTAATAAAATACATACAAATCACCAGTGGCGggccgtgcatttcacacctaggcCTTCAATAGTGCTCATtctgaatcaatccaaccctcaataactattttatggctataaaacttccactgcaggtacagctgcgacacacataaaaaaagcatcaaaagtaACCTGATAAAATTTCAATATTGTGGCAAGTTGGGGTTTTAGGTTGCGGAAGAACTCAGACGCAGACTTCTGGCAGCTTATTCTGCAGTTCAACTGCAGAAAAGAGTCACTTTATTAAACACGGAACTGAAGACACATGAACGAAGGGAGGTCTAcgatcacacacataacctggcttatgtgtgcaagtgcaaacggtaattaaaacagtaattaaatacatcaacaaccagaactcaataaatagaacactaacattgaaagttgcaaaagataacatttacaacgaacaaaaacagggttaacaccaacctgaacccacagacacactgccacaaagcatgctgggaatttcccacactgaccctccccaacacgctacattatttaggaatatagcaacattttagtataataatcaggatttttgattttactcaccaaaaatcctgattatttgtacacaaaatccatcctcctttctttcctcaagaagatttcaattactctgttgtgcagattatccgtgcgtttcagttccatcaagaagtccttttctattgccatcgaagctaatgctgaaagtcgagcctgccctgtcgtatttctggcataagttttaattcgctttagggctgagaatgtccgttcaacagaagcagtagacacggggatggtcaccgccaaacacagtctatcagtctttttaagatttccctatttttcttcaccttttcgTTGTGGAGCTCTGTTCCCCTGCGCACTTGCTCGCTCAGCTGTAGATCCACTCTGGTTTCCTCaaaagttttggaaagcaccgttgcttgtgtgaggatgaagttttgatcacccgcgctgttcgttcactagactcacaGTAACCACGCAGACAACAAGAGTGCCTTGCAAGGGGGAGCCGaacagcagttcaagcttcctctgtcaactccgttcatctgctgctcgctcacctcttttattggtgcaaacagaatgggtgtctaaacaggatctcgtaactcattgtcttctgacatctttacaaacttctctaatcttgaccaacaggatacatctggatgctgagcttgattgtaagcagcttcagcacttttacgacactctcatgttcttcttttcctatcaacattcctcaaacactcaaaatctacatacaatagcatttaaagataatactaataacaacaataacaataattcttctcacacttgtaagtgtccggcagtgctttgatgcctcgttgctgccttggttaggcaagccaaatttacaaatccagtgtggctccaaacaccatGTCGATCAGGGGCAAATAACAAGCACTCCCAGCAATACAATTTGCAGCGTTCCTCGGAGCCTGTGAGCCAGGAGTACCGCTCGTAGTTAGTGGACTGAAAGCGGTGGACAAATCCTTTTCCCTGTTGCGACAGGCTTGCTAGCTTCGGAGTTGCCCGACCTTGCTTAACGATGTCCAGCTTTTCTTAAAAAGTCtgtcttgaaaatggctttgacagtaaatctgcgaccaaatccatttcttctcctacttcagccattgtgggttgacaaaacagctattaaatcaacacaacaatatctttgcttgtgcagctccctacagatgcagtttgctagctctggctcgtacactctctgactatccaatcaaagcgtgtgaatacgctgacgtttccTACACCTGCTAGAAGGCCTTGGGGCCgccaactcaaaatctgattgTTTGAACAGTTTGATCGGcattttttttatgctacagggcccgcagaactgattgtgaaggcctccaggcagatttctttgaCCCTGGCAACCaatagtggctgaaatgtgattggttaaatgcttgaatatgaaaatacacgtctggaagcagcgcaaccagggggctAGCAATAAAAGGAAGTggacagaccatttggaattatttaatacatattcatgaacaaaatattattttgtccatgaatcacagactgatgttaattatattttgaaaatataattaacatcagtctgtgattcacatatttttaggccagcagaCCCCCcagcccccaaaacacacacacacacaaactttaaaaaaaaaaaaaaaaaatttctgTGATTGTTCCATAACATCTATAGGCCACCAATGGCAAACAACACTTTCAAGAGTTTGCTGAACGTTTGTCCCACTTGTGTGTTTTATAGGCCTTTTAGAATATTGGTGACAGCTAAACCGCTTGCAGTAAGCTTGCTTATATAGAGGTGACCCAAGAAATCTTTATGCCACCTCTAG contains:
- the fam151a gene encoding protein FAM151A isoform X1, translated to MNEPNQKKDEDPRITEKLPNRTHHSNQPDHKESENSTQRAFYLGCLTKQWLIVMCVCVGLFILILVSAVTAVVITKKSASTATPLCFPTNGDMLDFLILSGQINNRDGLLATWFHRANSKDKMNEALSSNAMILESDVTLEGYGTPNVKPIPIMAHPPNIYSDNTLDQWLDAVLASPKAMKLDFKSLDSVGLSLDVLNQKNKSRNINRPVWINADVLLGPNTPGFVPPLNGTRFLQFIQEKFPDVTVSPGWMVLYLPPLLTKTYTRQMMEDMYDLIRDVPQKVTFPIYTVLARSGWQHISWLLSLSSRFSLTLWQDSFHPNVSDLLFIRDNSHPTRVYYDIYEPTLSEFKEAAKEQGRVIRFYPGGDLMDFLHLVHNADSNSHPTNTHHSSLAVQWLTVTNKTSLFNFLSDATVGMLLIQVTSDRIQPRIPLVKASGVDSEVFTLQYFLQLLGQRPNVPLGVHLQIPTLQLLEATLKILQSIYEQEQLYRPVWISMASLTTPADTQHFMSAVETLFPYVTLVLKQHMWPPAIPTSIKHLSQRVALHIKTTSLQKATRAEMLRSLIGLLDRYDVLVEEDTINCKMDSSVYKDTEVQFVGSTNLYVMSKC
- the fam151a gene encoding protein FAM151A isoform X2, with product MCVCVGLFILILVSAVTAVVITKKSASTATPLCFPTNGDMLDFLILSGQINNRDGLLATWFHRANSKDKMNEALSSNAMILESDVTLEGYGTPNVKPIPIMAHPPNIYSDNTLDQWLDAVLASPKAMKLDFKSLDSVGLSLDVLNQKNKSRNINRPVWINADVLLGPNTPGFVPPLNGTRFLQFIQEKFPDVTVSPGWMVLYLPPLLTKTYTRQMMEDMYDLIRDVPQKVTFPIYTVLARSGWQHISWLLSLSSRFSLTLWQDSFHPNVSDLLFIRDNSHPTRVYYDIYEPTLSEFKEAAKEQGRVIRFYPGGDLMDFLHLVHNADSNSHPTNTHHSSLAVQWLTVTNKTSLFNFLSDATVGMLLIQVTSDRIQPRIPLVKASGVDSEVFTLQYFLQLLGQRPNVPLGVHLQIPTLQLLEATLKILQSIYEQEQLYRPVWISMASLTTPADTQHFMSAVETLFPYVTLVLKQHMWPPAIPTSIKHLSQRVALHIKTTSLQKATRAEMLRSLIGLLDRYDVLVEEDTINCKMDSSVYKDTEVQFVGSTNLYVMSKC
- the fam151a gene encoding protein FAM151A isoform X4, which gives rise to MNEPNQKKDEDPRITEKLPNRTHHSNQPDHKESENSTQRAFYLGCLTKQWLIVMCVCVGLFILILVSAVTAVVITKKSASTATPLCFPTNGDMLDFLILSGQINNRDGLLATWFHRANSKDKMNEALSSNAMILESDVTLEGYGTPNVKPIPIMAHPPNIYSDNTLDQWLDAVLASPKAMKLDFKSLDSVGLSLDVLNQKNKSRNINRPVWINADVLLGPNTPGFVPPLNGTRFLQFIQEKFPDVTVSPGWMVLYLPPLLTKTYTRQMMEDMYDLIRDVPQKVTFPIYTVLARSGWQHISWLLSLSSRFSLTLWQDSFHPNVSDLLFIRDNSHPTRVYYDIYEPTLSEFKEAAKEQGRVIRFYPGGDLMDFLHLVHNADSNSHPTNTHHSSLAVQWLTVTNKTSLFNFLSDATVGMLLIQVTSDRIQPRIPLVKASGVDSEVFTLQHFMSAVETLFPYVTLVLKQHMWPPAIPTSIKHLSQRVALHIKTTSLQKATRAEMLRSLIGLLDRYDVLVEEDTINCKMDSSVYKDTEVQFVGSTNLYVMSKC
- the fam151a gene encoding protein FAM151A isoform X3, producing MSRIRKRMKIPELLRNCQTASTATPLCFPTNGDMLDFLILSGQINNRDGLLATWFHRANSKDKMNEALSSNAMILESDVTLEGYGTPNVKPIPIMAHPPNIYSDNTLDQWLDAVLASPKAMKLDFKSLDSVGLSLDVLNQKNKSRNINRPVWINADVLLGPNTPGFVPPLNGTRFLQFIQEKFPDVTVSPGWMVLYLPPLLTKTYTRQMMEDMYDLIRDVPQKVTFPIYTVLARSGWQHISWLLSLSSRFSLTLWQDSFHPNVSDLLFIRDNSHPTRVYYDIYEPTLSEFKEAAKEQGRVIRFYPGGDLMDFLHLVHNADSNSHPTNTHHSSLAVQWLTVTNKTSLFNFLSDATVGMLLIQVTSDRIQPRIPLVKASGVDSEVFTLQYFLQLLGQRPNVPLGVHLQIPTLQLLEATLKILQSIYEQEQLYRPVWISMASLTTPADTQHFMSAVETLFPYVTLVLKQHMWPPAIPTSIKHLSQRVALHIKTTSLQKATRAEMLRSLIGLLDRYDVLVEEDTINCKMDSSVYKDTEVQFVGSTNLYVMSKC